One segment of Ricinus communis isolate WT05 ecotype wild-type chromosome 8, ASM1957865v1, whole genome shotgun sequence DNA contains the following:
- the LOC8268668 gene encoding clathrin interactor EPSIN 3 isoform X1 has protein sequence MKKVFDQTVRDIKREVNKKVLKVPGIEQKVLDATSNEPWGPHGTLLADIAQATRNYHEYQMIMAVIWKRINDTGKNWRHVYKGLTVLEYLVANGSERVIDEIREHAYQISTLSDFQYIDSSGRDQGSNVRKKSQSLVVLVNDKERIIEVRQKAAANREKFRNTSAGGMYKPGSYGDRYDDERYEGRYGSRDEDRNGYGYGRERDYNYRDDDRYGKYGDSYSRDGDRYGRDNEERYSRDGYRDDDYQGRSRSIDDYGSRSRSSDRGADDDGQSSSRGSGAKADDQSQDGSIARRLERKFSEQNIAPPSYEEAVSESRSPAHSERNGETSAASVPGVSSPPAPRAASPAESNIPSQAATGFGTTMSSAGEEVEVADEFDPRCPGSASPTTAAASAAATVSSNAEMDLLGSLSDSFAANPLAIMPVSAVATSEVDTQTNFPGSTFSATQPPSSVMNMPFEDPFGDSPFKAIPSTSGTMSAQQHTSTSGAALQPTLSQSAEIPPTVPQDTVNNFGFGDTFSGLTYSAPNAQPTSANSQFLPQELSTSHDETDILADILPTTGPSPVVATQAGFPALAGQPAEPGANIYGNYNLQAGSVAPVSPNMGPQTAQFSSGNFLPHGGSTAPISSAVAPQTPAGPGTQFNNGNLLPQQVSAAPASQFHGANFLPTQGSVPAAQYTATGPNPQFSNGSFLPQQGSTAPVVMQAAHHFATAPTPHFNNGNFMPQQGSVAPVPQVGYQTPTGSATQPNNDVLGNLFTQGPKTSSTSQPGIPSSAGPLALVPQPSKEKFETKSTVWADTLSRGLVNLNISGPKINPLSDIGIDFDAINRKEKRMEKPTTAPATSTINMGKAMGSGSGIGRAGASGLRVPPNPMMNSGMGMGAGMNNMGMGMGGGPGSGMAMGGYGGMNQPMAMQMGMGMGMNMGMNVGMGQGGQMQPPGSTMPGGYNPMMGTGGYTQQPYGGGYR, from the exons ATGAAGAAGGTGTTTGATCAAACTGTTAGGGACAT TAAGAGAgaagttaataaaaaagtgCTTAAAGTTCCTGGTATAGAACAGAAG GTTCTTGATGCGACCAGTAATGAGCCCTGGGGTCCTCATGGAACTCTCCTAGCAGATATTGCACAGGCTACCAGAAATTA TCATGAATACCAGATGATCATGGCAGTAATCTGGAAGAGGATAAATGACACTGGCAAGAACTGGCGGCATGTCTACAAG GGTTTGACTGTTCTGGAATACCTGGTTGCCAATGGATCAGAGCGTGTCATAGATGAGATAAGGGAGCATGCATATCAAatctcg ACCTTGTCAGATTTCCAATATATTGATTCCAGTGGAAGAGACCAGGGTAGCAATGTCAGAAAGAAATCCCAGAGTCTTGTGGTCCTGGTAAATGATAAAGAAAGGATAATTGAAGTTAGACAAAAGGCAGCTGCTAATCGAGAAAA GTTTCGCAATACGTCAGCTGGTGGAATGTACAAACCTGGTTCATATGGTGACAGATATGATGATGAACGTTATGAAGGTCGCTATGGAAGCAGGGATGAAGATAGAAATGGCTATGGCTATGGGAGAGAACGAGATTACAACTATAGGGACGATGATCGATATGGTAAATATGGAGACTCTTATAGTCGTGATGGAGATCGGTATGGAAGAGATAATGAAGAGCGCTACAGCAGAGATGGCTACAGAGATGATGACTACCAAGGAAGAAGTCGAAGCATTGATGATTATGGTTCACGAAGCAGGAGTTCTGATAGAGGGGCTGATGACGACGGTCAATCCTCATCTCG CGGTAGTGGTGCTAAAGCTGATGATCAATCTCAGGATGGAAG CATTGCCAGGAGGCTTGAGCGAAAATTTTCTGAACAAAATATTGCTCCACCTAGTTATGAAGAAGCTGTGAGTGAGTCCCGAAGTCCTGCTCACAGTGAAAG GAATGGAGAAACTTCAGCAGCATCTGTTCCTGGAGTATCTTCTCCGCCTGCTCCTAGAGCTGCCTCTCCAGCTGAAAGCAATATTCCAAGTCAAGCAGCCACTGGTTTTGGTACAACTATGTCTTCTGCAGGCGAGGAAGTTGAGGTGGCTGATGAATTTGATCCTCGTTGTCCTGGTTCAG CTAGCCCCACCACTGCAGCTGCCTCTGCTGCTGCTACTGTCTCGAGCAATGCTGAAATGGATTTACTTGGCTCTCTATCAGATTCATTTGCTGCAAATCCATTGGCCATCATGCCAGTCTCCGCTGTGGCCACCTCTGAAGTTGACACTCAGACAAACTTTCCTGGATCCACATTTTCTGCAACGCAGCCTCCATCTAGTGTTATGAATATG CCTTTTGAAGATCCATTTGGTGACTCTCCTTTCAAGGCTATTCCTTCCACCAGCGGTACTATGTCAGCTCAACAGCATACTTCTACCTCTGGAGCTGCTCTTCAGCCTACCCTCAGTCAAAGTGCTGAAATCCCCCCCACAGTGCCACAAGACACGGTGAATAATTTTGGCTTTGGGGACACATTCTCTGGCTTGACTTATTCAGCACCTAATGCCCAACCAACCTCAGCAAATTCACAGTTTTTACCACAAGAACTGTCAACCTCACACGATGAAACTGATATTCTGGCAGACATCCTCCCAACAACTGGGCCTTCACCTGTAGTAGCTACACAAGCTGGTTTTCCAGCTCTGGCTGGTCAACCGGCAGAGCCAGGAGCCAATATTTATGGAAACTACAATTTGCAGGCAGGATCTGTTGCACCAGTATCTCCAAATATGGGCCCTCAGACAGCACAGTTTAGCAGTGGAAACTTTCTCCCACATGGAGGATCTACAGCTCCTATCTCTTCAGCTGTGGCTCCACAAACTCCAGCTGGACCCGGAACACAATTTAACAATGGAAACTTACTTCCACAACAAGTTTCTGCAGCCCCAGCTTCACAGTTTCACGGCGCAAACTTCCTCCCAACTCAGGGCTCTGTTCCGGCTGCACAGTATACTGCAACAGGACCAAATCCGCAGTTCAGCAATGGTAGCTTTCTCCCACAGCAGGGATCAACTGCCCCAGTGGTCATGCAAGCTGCTCACCATTTTGCAACTGCACCAACTCCACATTTTAACAATGGAAATTTCATGCCACAACAGGGCTCTGTTGCCCCAGTTCCACAAGTTGGCTATCAAACCCCAACTGGATCTGCTACTCAGCCTAATAATGATGTCCTGGGTAACCTATTTACACAAGGACCAAAAACTTCCTCGACTTCTCAGCCAGGTATTCCATCTTCAGCAGGACCACTGGCTCTAGTTCCACAACcatctaaagaaaaatttgagaCGAAGTCGACAGTTTGGGCGGATACACTGAGCAGAGGGCTAGTCAATTTGAATATCTCTGGAC CTAAAATCAATCCATTGTCGGACATTGGAATAGATTTTGATGCCATTAATCGCAAGGAAAAGAGAATGGAAAAACCAACAACAGCTCCCGCCACATCAACCATCAACATGGGTAAAGCTATGGGATCTGGTTCAGGGATAGGCCGAGCAGGTGCAAGTGGTCTTAGGGTTCCTCCAAATCCTATGATGAATTCTGGCATGGGAATGGGGGCAGGCATGAATAATATGGGAATGGGGATGGGAGGAGGTCCTGGTTCAGGTATGGCCATGGGAGGGTATGGAGGCATGAATCAACCCATGGCGATGCAAATGGGGATGGGGATGGGGATGAACATGGGGATGAATGTGGGGATGGGGCAGGGTGGCCAAATGCAACCTCCTGGTTCAACCATGCCTGGGGGTTATAATCCAATGATGGGCACAGGTGGTTACACTCAACAGCCTTACGGCGGTGGCTATCGATGA
- the LOC8268668 gene encoding clathrin interactor EPSIN 3 isoform X2 gives MKKVFDQTVRDIKREVNKKVLKVPGIEQKVLDATSNEPWGPHGTLLADIAQATRNYHEYQMIMAVIWKRINDTGKNWRHVYKGLTVLEYLVANGSERVIDEIREHAYQISTLSDFQYIDSSGRDQGSNVRKKSQSLVVLVNDKERIIEVRQKAAANREKFRNTSAGGMYKPGSYGDRYDDERYEGRYGSRDEDRNGYGYGRERDYNYRDDDRYGKYGDSYSRDGDRYGRDNEERYSRDGYRDDDYQGRSRSIDDYGSRSRSSDRGADDDGQSSSRGSGAKADDQSQDGRRLERKFSEQNIAPPSYEEAVSESRSPAHSERNGETSAASVPGVSSPPAPRAASPAESNIPSQAATGFGTTMSSAGEEVEVADEFDPRCPGSASPTTAAASAAATVSSNAEMDLLGSLSDSFAANPLAIMPVSAVATSEVDTQTNFPGSTFSATQPPSSVMNMPFEDPFGDSPFKAIPSTSGTMSAQQHTSTSGAALQPTLSQSAEIPPTVPQDTVNNFGFGDTFSGLTYSAPNAQPTSANSQFLPQELSTSHDETDILADILPTTGPSPVVATQAGFPALAGQPAEPGANIYGNYNLQAGSVAPVSPNMGPQTAQFSSGNFLPHGGSTAPISSAVAPQTPAGPGTQFNNGNLLPQQVSAAPASQFHGANFLPTQGSVPAAQYTATGPNPQFSNGSFLPQQGSTAPVVMQAAHHFATAPTPHFNNGNFMPQQGSVAPVPQVGYQTPTGSATQPNNDVLGNLFTQGPKTSSTSQPGIPSSAGPLALVPQPSKEKFETKSTVWADTLSRGLVNLNISGPKINPLSDIGIDFDAINRKEKRMEKPTTAPATSTINMGKAMGSGSGIGRAGASGLRVPPNPMMNSGMGMGAGMNNMGMGMGGGPGSGMAMGGYGGMNQPMAMQMGMGMGMNMGMNVGMGQGGQMQPPGSTMPGGYNPMMGTGGYTQQPYGGGYR, from the exons ATGAAGAAGGTGTTTGATCAAACTGTTAGGGACAT TAAGAGAgaagttaataaaaaagtgCTTAAAGTTCCTGGTATAGAACAGAAG GTTCTTGATGCGACCAGTAATGAGCCCTGGGGTCCTCATGGAACTCTCCTAGCAGATATTGCACAGGCTACCAGAAATTA TCATGAATACCAGATGATCATGGCAGTAATCTGGAAGAGGATAAATGACACTGGCAAGAACTGGCGGCATGTCTACAAG GGTTTGACTGTTCTGGAATACCTGGTTGCCAATGGATCAGAGCGTGTCATAGATGAGATAAGGGAGCATGCATATCAAatctcg ACCTTGTCAGATTTCCAATATATTGATTCCAGTGGAAGAGACCAGGGTAGCAATGTCAGAAAGAAATCCCAGAGTCTTGTGGTCCTGGTAAATGATAAAGAAAGGATAATTGAAGTTAGACAAAAGGCAGCTGCTAATCGAGAAAA GTTTCGCAATACGTCAGCTGGTGGAATGTACAAACCTGGTTCATATGGTGACAGATATGATGATGAACGTTATGAAGGTCGCTATGGAAGCAGGGATGAAGATAGAAATGGCTATGGCTATGGGAGAGAACGAGATTACAACTATAGGGACGATGATCGATATGGTAAATATGGAGACTCTTATAGTCGTGATGGAGATCGGTATGGAAGAGATAATGAAGAGCGCTACAGCAGAGATGGCTACAGAGATGATGACTACCAAGGAAGAAGTCGAAGCATTGATGATTATGGTTCACGAAGCAGGAGTTCTGATAGAGGGGCTGATGACGACGGTCAATCCTCATCTCG CGGTAGTGGTGCTAAAGCTGATGATCAATCTCAGGATGGAAG GAGGCTTGAGCGAAAATTTTCTGAACAAAATATTGCTCCACCTAGTTATGAAGAAGCTGTGAGTGAGTCCCGAAGTCCTGCTCACAGTGAAAG GAATGGAGAAACTTCAGCAGCATCTGTTCCTGGAGTATCTTCTCCGCCTGCTCCTAGAGCTGCCTCTCCAGCTGAAAGCAATATTCCAAGTCAAGCAGCCACTGGTTTTGGTACAACTATGTCTTCTGCAGGCGAGGAAGTTGAGGTGGCTGATGAATTTGATCCTCGTTGTCCTGGTTCAG CTAGCCCCACCACTGCAGCTGCCTCTGCTGCTGCTACTGTCTCGAGCAATGCTGAAATGGATTTACTTGGCTCTCTATCAGATTCATTTGCTGCAAATCCATTGGCCATCATGCCAGTCTCCGCTGTGGCCACCTCTGAAGTTGACACTCAGACAAACTTTCCTGGATCCACATTTTCTGCAACGCAGCCTCCATCTAGTGTTATGAATATG CCTTTTGAAGATCCATTTGGTGACTCTCCTTTCAAGGCTATTCCTTCCACCAGCGGTACTATGTCAGCTCAACAGCATACTTCTACCTCTGGAGCTGCTCTTCAGCCTACCCTCAGTCAAAGTGCTGAAATCCCCCCCACAGTGCCACAAGACACGGTGAATAATTTTGGCTTTGGGGACACATTCTCTGGCTTGACTTATTCAGCACCTAATGCCCAACCAACCTCAGCAAATTCACAGTTTTTACCACAAGAACTGTCAACCTCACACGATGAAACTGATATTCTGGCAGACATCCTCCCAACAACTGGGCCTTCACCTGTAGTAGCTACACAAGCTGGTTTTCCAGCTCTGGCTGGTCAACCGGCAGAGCCAGGAGCCAATATTTATGGAAACTACAATTTGCAGGCAGGATCTGTTGCACCAGTATCTCCAAATATGGGCCCTCAGACAGCACAGTTTAGCAGTGGAAACTTTCTCCCACATGGAGGATCTACAGCTCCTATCTCTTCAGCTGTGGCTCCACAAACTCCAGCTGGACCCGGAACACAATTTAACAATGGAAACTTACTTCCACAACAAGTTTCTGCAGCCCCAGCTTCACAGTTTCACGGCGCAAACTTCCTCCCAACTCAGGGCTCTGTTCCGGCTGCACAGTATACTGCAACAGGACCAAATCCGCAGTTCAGCAATGGTAGCTTTCTCCCACAGCAGGGATCAACTGCCCCAGTGGTCATGCAAGCTGCTCACCATTTTGCAACTGCACCAACTCCACATTTTAACAATGGAAATTTCATGCCACAACAGGGCTCTGTTGCCCCAGTTCCACAAGTTGGCTATCAAACCCCAACTGGATCTGCTACTCAGCCTAATAATGATGTCCTGGGTAACCTATTTACACAAGGACCAAAAACTTCCTCGACTTCTCAGCCAGGTATTCCATCTTCAGCAGGACCACTGGCTCTAGTTCCACAACcatctaaagaaaaatttgagaCGAAGTCGACAGTTTGGGCGGATACACTGAGCAGAGGGCTAGTCAATTTGAATATCTCTGGAC CTAAAATCAATCCATTGTCGGACATTGGAATAGATTTTGATGCCATTAATCGCAAGGAAAAGAGAATGGAAAAACCAACAACAGCTCCCGCCACATCAACCATCAACATGGGTAAAGCTATGGGATCTGGTTCAGGGATAGGCCGAGCAGGTGCAAGTGGTCTTAGGGTTCCTCCAAATCCTATGATGAATTCTGGCATGGGAATGGGGGCAGGCATGAATAATATGGGAATGGGGATGGGAGGAGGTCCTGGTTCAGGTATGGCCATGGGAGGGTATGGAGGCATGAATCAACCCATGGCGATGCAAATGGGGATGGGGATGGGGATGAACATGGGGATGAATGTGGGGATGGGGCAGGGTGGCCAAATGCAACCTCCTGGTTCAACCATGCCTGGGGGTTATAATCCAATGATGGGCACAGGTGGTTACACTCAACAGCCTTACGGCGGTGGCTATCGATGA